A single Amphiura filiformis chromosome 8, Afil_fr2py, whole genome shotgun sequence DNA region contains:
- the LOC140158224 gene encoding neuronal acetylcholine receptor subunit alpha-9-like, with protein sequence MRQVWKDEYLTWNKMNYDGKDKIVIPSEMIWLPDIILYNSVEDPGDNAEKSTHVMVYSDGTIRWSQPATLRFACLMRLTAFPFDQQDCGLRFGSWSFDGSLIDLHVAQRDGDEAWDVNSEYHENGEWQLTAVTAYRKVTNYTIPANASDPTDSELFFWPEVFFKMKLQRKYNFYLFTLLIPYFLISGLSSLVFFLQPESGEKMSLAITTLLSLVVFNEYVMNIVPPSADFFPLLSEYFLIMIIWVGMCVVLSAWVLHIYHQDADCSRMGPWLRVIIFAFLARAVGMYDEQENEKRNTFSFDELFSGNEELDEAQGQFSLENGPRRMVNPTDDENTNTTVGFSGSYRLEVEVYKIRKYLLAQKDEEKKKEVQEAALTEWRNAAKIVDRFFFWVYSLCNIGLALFFTLKSLDSSGKNIEDEY encoded by the exons ATGAGGCAA GTTTGGAAGGACGAGTACCTAACATGGAATAAAATGAACTACGATGGCAAAGACAAAATCGTTATTCCATCTGAGATGATTTGGTTACCAGATATTATCCTCTACAACAG CGTTGAAGATCCAGGAGATAATGCCGAGAAGTCAACACATGTTATGGTCTATTCAGATGGTACAATCCGATGGTCGCAACCAGCCACTCTTCGATTTGCCTGTCTCATGAGGTTAACTGCTTTCCCTTTCGATCAACAAGATTGTGGTCTTCGATTTGGTTCTTGGAGCTTTGACGGTTCCCTTATAGATCTCCATGTTGCTCAAAGAGATGGTGATGAAGCTTGGGACGTCAACTCGGAATATCACGAAAACGGAGAATGGCAACTAACGGCTGTTACGGCTTACCGTAAAGTGACAAATTACACTATTCCTGCTAATGCTTCAGACCCGACTGATTCTGAACTGTTTTTCTGGCCAGAGGtgtttttcaaaatgaaattaCAGCGAAAGTATAACTTTTACCTTTTCACGCTGTTGATTCCGTACTTTCTTATCTCTGGCTTGTCCAGTCTGGTATTTTTTCTTCAACCAGAATCGGGAGAAAAGATGAGTTTAGCGATCACGACATTGCTATCACTGGTAGTGTTTAATGAGTATGTGATGAACATTGTACCACCAAGTGCAGACTTTTTCCCATTGCTGT CGGAGTACTTTCTAATCATGATAATTTGGGTGGGCATGTGTGTTGTCCTTTCGGCGTGGGTTCTTCATATTTATCATCAAGATGCTGACTGTTCTCGAATGGGACCTTGGTTAAGAGTCATTATCTTCGCATTTCTAGCTCGTGCCGTAGGTATGTACGACGAACAAGAGAATGAGAAAAGAAATACTTTCTCATTTGACGAACTGTTTTCCGGCAATGAAGAACTCGACGAAGCTCAAGGACAATTTTCGCTAGAAAACGGACCACGTCGTATGGTAAATCCCACCGATGATGAAAACACGAATACTACCGTAGGATTCTCTGGATCTTACAGATTGGAAGTTGAGGTATATAAAATCAGGAAATACTTACTGGCACAGAAGGACGAGGAGAAGAAAAAAGAAGTTCAAGAAGCAGCTTTGACGGAATGGAGAAATGCTGCAAAAATTGTGGACCGTTTTTTCTTTTGGGTTTATTCACTTTGTAATATTGGCCTAGCGTTATTTTTTACGCTGAAGTCGCTGGACAGTTCTGGGAAAAACATAGAAGATGAATATTGA